Part of the Geoalkalibacter ferrihydriticus DSM 17813 genome is shown below.
CAATGTGCATGCCGATGGCGACAAACTGCTGCAGGTGTTGTTCAACCTGCTGCTCAACGCCGTGCAGGCCGCCCCGGACAAATCTGTTATTCAGGTGCGCCTGGATGCCGAAAAACGCAGCCTCAAAGTGGAAAACGCAGTGGCCGCTCCGGTACAGGGCGACCCGGAAGAGCTGTTTCGCCCCTTCGTCACGTCACGCGCCCAGGGGGCGGGACTCGGTCTGCCTATCTCCCGCAAAATCTTGGAGCTGCACGGTTATGCCATCTGCATCGAAAAGACCGAGCCGTTCGTTGTGTTGGTGCAGTTTTGAACAGGGAACGTGTTTGGAGTCGGGGACATGCAATCCCCCTGTCAAAGGCCGCATGAACCCATCCCTGGGGCTTGACCGGCGCCATCCTGGCGCCGGACACCTTTGTCAGGGGGATTGCATGCCCCCGACTCGACAGTGAGAAAAAGGAAGAGATCCGTGCCGAAAAACATCCTCATCGTCGACGACGAACCCAATCATCGCCTGATGCTGCGCCTGCATCTCGAGCAGGCCGGGCATCGCGCAACGGAAGCCGTCAACGGGCAGCAGGCGCTGGAGCGCATCGCCCGCGAGGCTTTCGATCTGATCCTGCTTGATCTGCAGATGGATGTCATGGACGGACTGACCCTGCTTGGTGAGTTGCGCCGTCAAGGCCGCGAGATTCCGGTGATCGTCATCACCGCCCACGGCAGCGTCAAAACGGCCGTGCAGGCCATGAAGCTTGGTGCGCTGGATTTTCTCGCCAAACCGGTGGAGGTCGCCGAGCTGCTGCGCCTGGTCGACCAACCACAGCGCGTCGCGGCGCCGCCGGAAATCCCCAGAGATTATCGCTTCCCCGGCGTGAGCGGCTCCGTGATGGGCAAGGTGCTCGACCTGTTGGCCATGGTGGCGCCCACCGACGCCTCGGTGCTGATTCTGGGCGAATCGGGCACCGGCAAGGAGCTCGTGGCGCGCTCGCTGCACGACAATTCCCCCCGTGCGCAGGGCGCTTTTCTGGCGGTCAACTGTGCGGCGTTGAGTGAGCATCTGGTAGAAAGCGAACTCTTCGGGCACGAAAAGGGCGCTTTCACCAGTGCTGCTGTGGCTAAACCGGGCAAGTTCGAACTGGCCGAAGGGGGTACGTTGTTTCTTGATGAAATCGGCGAACTGCCTTTGGCGCTGCAACCGAAACTTTTGCGCGCCCTGCAGGAAAAAACCTTCGAGCGGGTTGGCGGCACCCGCACGCTCAAGGCCGATGTGCGTATCGTGGCCGCCACCAACCGTGATCTGCACGAGCAGGTGCGCGCCGGTGCTTTTCGCGAGGATCTGTTCTTTCGCCTCAACGTTTTCCCCGTGCGCCTGCCGCCGCTGCGCGAGCGGCGGGATGAAATCCCGCTGTTGCTGCGCTATTTCATCGACAAGTACGCACCGCGCTTCAACAAACTCATCAAAGGCTGGAGCGACGGCTTTCTCAAAAAACTTGAGATATATTCCTTCCCCGGCAATATCCGCGAGCTGGAAAACCTCGTGGAGCGCAGCATTATTCTGGCGCGTGGTGATGTGCTTGACGAGCAACTGCTGCCCGATCTGTCACGGGCGTCTTCGGTGAGGGACGATGCAAGCGTCGATCTCAAGGAACGCGAAAAGCAGGCCATTCGCCAGGCCTTGGCGCAGACCGGCGGCAACAAGTCCAAAGCCGCCGACCTGCTCGGTATCAGCCGTCGGGCGCTGCACTACAAAATCAAGGATTACGGGTTGGGATGATGAGTGATGAGTGACGGCATCCGCGATGTTTCGCTGACCTGTCACCCATCACTCATCGCACGTCACTGCCTATTCGCCGATGGGGAAGGGGCCGCGCACCTGCCCCCAGGGGTTGATATGGAATTCGAACTGGTTGCCGCCGGCATCCATGGTTTTTGCGCGGTAGGTCGTGCCGCGCGGACGCTCGACGGTGTCCACCTCGCCCAGGGTATAGCCCTTGAAATTGTCGCCCACATGTTCTTGCAAGCGGGTACGGGCCTGTTCGTGGTTGAGGGTCTGCTCGGGTGCGGCCTGGCGGTTCATGCCGGCACGCCGCGATTCGGCACGCGGGCAATCAGGGTTGGCGTACCCTTTGCCGGTGCTCATGCCCGGCCCCTGGCCGCCACGGGCGCCCCCGTAGGCAAAGGCGCTGCCCGAGGCAAGAAGGATGGTGAGAACAGCGGCGACGATGCGAGATTTTTTCATGATGTTTTCTCCTTTTGATGGGGTTGCCGGGATTATCCCGTGATTGTCTCTGCTGTCCTCTTTTTTGCAGTGTCGGTGCCAAAAAATAAACTTATTAAATTCAGCAGGTTAGGTTTGTGTTGCGCATGCCTGTGCAATGTCTTTCCGGCAAATTTGTAACACCTGGGAAAACTTTGCGCAGACTGCGGCCACCTTTTTTCCGGCAGGGGCCATGACTAGGCACAAGCGTCGTTCATCTCTGCATCGCCTTCGGCTGTTCGCCCTTTTCGCCACCGTCGGCACATTCCTGTGCGCGATGTTGCTGCTTGCCGCCTGGCAGTACCGCGGCGGCCTGATCCACCATTATGCAAAGCCCTACCTTGAAAAGCGTCTGAGTGCCGAACTCGAAGCGCAAGTTGCCATTGAGCGCCTGGAACTTGAGGCCGGTCATCTCAGAGTCGGCGGACTGGTGGTGGAACGCGCCGGGGAGTTTTGTCTCACTGCGCTGGGCCTGTCCCTGGATTTCTCCCTGGATCACGTGCGGCGCGGCCGGATCGACGGCCTGCGTCTGTTTCAGCCGCATCTGCAACTCGATATCTTCGCCCTGAGCCAAGGGGATGAGGCGTTGCCCGCAGTCTGGTCCAAACCTCCCTGGGGTATCGGACATCTCCGGATTGTTGACGGCCGCCTGGATCTGGCGCTTGCAGAGCAGCGGTTCGCCGCCCGTGCCATTGCATTGGACATGCACGGCATACCCACCGGAGATTTTCACCTCGCGTTGGAGCTGGCGGCTGAGCGCCCCTTGGCGCTGGCTGCCGTCGGCCGCTTGGATTGGGAGGATCTGCCCCACGTGCAGGTGCACGAATTAAACGTGGATGGGCGCGCTCTGCTCGCGACGCCGCTGAGTTTGCGTCCCGCGCCCGACGGACTTGCGGTCGGTGGCGCCATCGGTCTGGCGCGTTTCGACCGCGCGCAATTGGAGCCTTGGCTTGCAATCTTTGGCGCGGCGGAGCTGCTTGCGCCGGATCTGGACTTTGTCGCTCGGGATATGTCCCTGGTTGTGGAATTGGCGGGGGGAGAGGTTCAGGGGCGGCTCGTTGCGGCCGAACTGTCCCTGCGGCTGGCGGAGCGCCGGGTGCATATGACCAACCTCAGTCTCAAGGGCGCGGGGGATGTGCGGAATTGGCAGGGTGAGGGGCAACTCCACTGGGCTGATGAGGTGCCCTTGTTCTTTCAGCTTCAGGGAAACGAAAAGCGAATTCGCGCCGAGCTACAGGGCGAACTGCCTGAGGCGGCGCGCTTGCCCTTGTTGCTCGGCGGCACCGCCGCCTTGCCGCTGAGCGGCGGGCTGGCGGGATCTGCGCGCCTGGAGTGGCGGGACGGCAGACTCGATGTGGAGGGTGATTTTCGTGGGCTGCCGACAAATTCGTCCATCCCTGAGGCTCGGGCGGATCTGGCGCCGCTGAGCGGCGTGTTCAAGGCCGGGGGGCCTCTGGATGGGCTGACGGGAAATTTGCGACTGGATCTGGCAGGACGCAGCTTTCTCAGAATGCAGGGCGGGCTGGATCATCTGGATGCGCAGTTGGAGCGCACGGAGCTGTCCGCCCTGGCCCCGGTTGCCGCTGCGTCCCTGTGGCCGGACATGCTGGAGCGCAGCGGTTGGATCGCGGGCAGTATCCGTGTGAAACTTGCCCAACAGGACATGGCGGGTGCGTTGGAGTTGGTCGGCGAGGGTTGGCGGGTCCTAGGGTTTGAGTGGGGCGCAACGCACATCTCTAGCCGCTTTCGCCGCCAGGATACGGGGCTGGATTTGCCCGACCTGAGAATCCAAACCGCTCTCACGGGGTTTGGGGCCAGCCTTCCCCGGATCAATGTACAGGGCGATGTCCGTTGGCGGCCTGGGGGGCTGGCCTTTGAGCTTGCGCATCTGCACGCTCGGGAAGTGGAATACCTCGCTGCGGACGACATGAGTGCAGTGGCCGGCGGCGATGTGCGCCTGAACGGGCGGCTGGAGTGGATTGCAGGTCGGCCGTTGCGCGTTTTCGTAAACGGCGGCGTCCAGGTTCAGGAAGCGCTGGTGCATTCCTTTTACGGCGATCTGTCCCAACTTCCCCTGACGCTTAACTTGGATGCCGCCTGGGATTTTGCCGACGCCGCCCTGGCCGTTACGCAAATCGATCTGCGCCTGAGCGACATCGGCACTCTGACCGGGCAGGGCCAGTGGCGCCAAGGTGCGTTGCAGGCAGGCGGCGTGCTGCGGTTGCCGCAGCTTGAAGCGGGCTACAACCGGCAACTGCGTCCCTTACTGGCTACGCTCTTCCCCGTGGCGGAGGCCTTTGAGTTGGGCGGTGCGCTGACGCTGGCGGGCGAGGGTGTCTTCGATCCGTCCGGATGGAGGCTGGCGGGCACCTTGCAGCCCGAGGAGTTCAGGCTCAAGCGCATAGATGCGCAGATGGAGCTGGCTCAGTTGCGCGGCGTCATTCCTTTTTCGTTCGCCATACCAGACGAGAAGAGCACACCGGCTGCGGCGCAGGGCTGGCTGGCCCATGAGGGTCTGAGATTCGGGCCGCTCTCCGCAAGCCCCCGGCGTCTGGGCCTGCGCGCCACGACCAACCGCCTGACCTTTGCCGACCCCTTGGTCTTGGATCTGGCCGGTGGCCGCATTCATATCGATCGACTGCTGCTGGGCTGGGAGCCGCAGGGGCTGTATCTGGCTGGGCGCACACGCATGGATGAACTCGATCTGTCCCGGCTTACCCGTGATTTCGAGCTGCCCCTCATGCAGGGCCGCCTGGCCGCGGACCTCGGCGAATTCGAATATCTGGGGGGCTACCTGCAATCTCAAGGCGAAGCGCGCCTGGAGGTGTTCGGCGGGACCATTCAGGTGCGAAACATCCGGGCCCAGGATCTTTTCTCCTCGTACCGCAGCTTCGAAGGCGACATCGATCTGCAGGGGCTGGATCTGGCGCAACTCACCCAGACTTTCGAATTCGGCGAGATCAACGGCATCCTCGATGGCACCATCCATGACCTGCGCCTGTTCGGCGCAGTGCCGTCGGCTTTTGTCGCTGAGTTTGCCACGCGCGCGCGCGGGCAGCGCAACATCAGTGTCAAGGCCATCAACAACCTGGCCGTAATCAGCCAGGGCGGGATCTCGGCCGCCCTGTCGCGGGGCGTTTACCGCTTCATTGATTTCTATCGCTATCGCCGCATGGGTCTGTTCTGTGCCTTGCGCAACGATGTCTTCGTCCTGCGCGGAACGGCCCGGCCAGGATCGGATCTGTATATCGTGGAAGGCGGCCTGCTGCCGCCGCGCATCGACGTGTTGGCGCCGCAATCGGCCATCTCCTTTCGCGAGATGCTGCGCCGCCTGAGCCGTATCGATCGTGCGGGAAGTCGTTGATTTTCGTCACCGAGGCGCTATAGTGGGATGGTGGATGAGCTGCATCAACTATGGAGGAAAACGATGAAAATCCTGTATCGTTCACTGCTGGGCCTGGCACTTCTGGCCGCTGCGGCCTGTGTCACCATCAATATCTATTTTCCCGCCGAAGAATTGCGCGGTGCCGCCGATCAGATCGTTCACGAAGTTTGGGGAGAGCGTTCGACGCCCCAGCCGCCGGCCGGCGAGCGGGGCAGTTTCCTGAAGTGGTTACCGGGGCCCGCCACGGCCTACGCCGCACAGGATATCAACGTCAGCACCCCGGAAATCCGTGCCGTGAAGGAGTCGATGAAGGAGCGCTCCGAGCGTCTGTTTCCTTTTCTCGACACAGGTCATGTAGGCATTTCTGCTGATGGGTTGTTGAAAGTGCGTCGTACCGATGGCCTGGATCTGCGCACCCGTGGCGAGGTCAACCGTCTGGTCGGCGAAGAAAACACTGACCGTCAGCGGCTTTACCGCGAAATCGCCCGCGCCAACGGTTTTCCCGATCGCGTCCATGAGGTGCAGTCTATTTTTGCCGATTCCTGGCGCGACAACGCCGCCGCAGGATGGTATCTGGAACAACCGGACGGCAGTTGGCGCAGCAAATGAGGTCTGCGGTGCAGCAGGCGGTTAGATTTCTTCCAGGGCCGGGTTATAGCTGCTGAGTTGCTCCAATTCCTCTACTTTAGAAAAGACCTCTTGCAGTGCTTGGCGGCTTTCGTCGGGAACCTGGAGAAAGCGGAATGCAATGCGCAGCTTGCGCGGGGAAAAATCGGGGTGGCGGTGGGTTACGGTAAGTTGCACGACTGTAGAGTAGAGGTGGGGAGCGACGATGTTGTGGCCGTCCACGAAAAAATTGATGCTGGCCGCCGCGGGCAGGGACCAATTGAAGGATTCCGAAAAGGGAACTTCGCAGAGCATGCCGCCGAGGCTGGCGTTGATGACATTGCCTTGCAGGGCATGGCCGCGCTGCTCAAGAAGAAAGATGGTGTCCTGCACCGCGTAGCGCTTGTCGCGCCTCAGGGTAACCGGGTTGCACACCCGGTTGAGGGTTTCCGCGAATTGCTGGGAGGGGCAAGGCAGAAGCAGGTGCTCCTGGACCCCGGCGATTTCAATCTGCTTGAAGTTGTCTTCATTGTCGCTGGTGGTCAGCAGTAAAAAGGGAACCCTCTGACCGTTGGGCAAATCGCGTAGTTTGTCGTGCAGCGCGAAGCCGCCGGGATCACAGCCGTCCCACAGGTAAATAACAAGGTGGCAGCGGTGATCCTGTACCAGAGACAGGCCGCGTTCCGAATTCTCAGCTTCCAGAACCTGGACATCATCGAGATTGGCGCGGATTTTCGCACCGATGATTTTGCGCAGGGCCGGAGAATGGTGGATGACGATGAACTTGCGGCTCATAGGGACAACTCCATGTCTTCAAGTGCTCTAATTTTTGTGTTCACGGAAGGCTTGCAATGGCAGACCACTTTCTCTTAGTCTGGAATACAAGAACTGCCCGCTATCCAAATCTGGAATAATGTATTTTTGGTGATTTCTCATTTTCAGGAATCGTGCCATCAGTCCTAATTCTCACAACCGACGCTGTTACCGCAGCCGCGACCCGCAACCGGGTGTGCGCCCGGGGCGTTCTTTTCGGGCTTTTGCCTGTGGACTGCGCGATAACACCATGCCAAAATCCCTTCCATGTCAGCCTTTGCCTCAATCCTTGCGCAACCAGCGTGGCGGCATGCTCATGGTGGTGATCATTGCGGTGGTGGTCATGGGCCTGGGGTCGGCCATGGCCGGAGTGAGCTGGCAGGCCGCTTCGCAGCGCGCCAAGGAAAAAGACCTGCTGTGGGTCGGCGGGCAATATCTCAAAGCCATCGAGAGTTATTACCATTCGGAACTGGGCGGCCGTGTGCGCCAACCCGGCACCGGGACCGGCACCGCGACGCAGCAGCGCCGAACCCCTGGCCTGCTGCCCAACAGCGTTGACGATCTGTTGCAGGATCCGCGCGCGGCGCAGATCGTGCGTCATCTGCGCAAGCCGTATAAGGATCCCATGACGGGTGAGGACTTCGTCTTTCTCAAGGATACGGGCGGACGCATCCGCGGGGTGCGCAGTTCCAGCACCCTGAAACCTTTCAAAACCGATAACTTCCCCCCGGGTCTTGAGCGCCTGGCCGGTGCCGAAACCTACGCTCAGTGGGAGTTTGTTTTTGACGCTACCGCAGCCGGGCGGTCGGGTGACGTTTCCTTGGATGGGCGGGCACCCGGCCTTGATCCGGGCGCGCCTCCAGCTTCACCGGGAGTCGGCGGCCCCAACGGCGACATTCAGCCTCCCGAGCGTGGAACCTCCCGTCGGCGGCCCGGCGCCTGTACCGACCCCACTCCCTGTCCTCCGGACGAAACCTGCATTTTCGATCCCGACAAGTGCGCCTTCGTGCCCTATACGCCCTCGTGGATTCACCAGCAGATGTTTGTGGAGCCCGAAACCTCTCCAGAATACGGTCGCTGAAATTTTACCGTAACTGTTCAGCATGCACCGCAGGGTGCGGCGGCATCGCGTGCGGCAAAAACTCACCTGCGGCTCAAACATTTGCCGCAGCACTCAACCGCCNCGTAACTGTTCAGCATGCACCGCAGGGTGCGGCGGCATCGCGTGCGGCAAAAACTCACCTGCGGCTCAAACATTTGCCGCAGCACTCAACCGCCCCACCCTGCGGTACTGTCGGACGTTGCCGCTGGATAGTTACATTTTACCTTTCCCGTCGATTTTTTCGGTTTTTTGACCCACGTCATGTCGGCTTCCACCTCCCTCGCGCTAAGCTGCACCCAAGCTTAGGCAAGGAGGCAACGCCATGAATCTTAGAAACGATCTCGGCAACGCACAAATTCAAGACGTTCTGAAACAGCATCCCCATATCGGGGAAATCCTCAAGCGCTACGACATTGCTTGCGTCACCTGTGGGGTGGGCATCTGCCTGCTCAAGGACGTGGTCAGTATTCATGCGCTGGGTGACGAAGTCGAAGGCAAAATCGAAACGGAAATCAATACCTATCTGGACAACCAGTAAAGTCAGCCCATAAAAAGGAGATCCGAACATGAAAAATCTGGCCTGCGGCTGCCCCGGCAGCAACGTGCGCACCATCGAGAAACCCGCAACCGATAACCCCGCCACCGGTAAGGTGGCTTCGGAACTGCGTCAGTGGCCGACGCAACTGCATCTGGTGCCGCCCAGCGCGCCCTGGTTGCAGAACGCGCATCTGCTCATCGCCGCCGACTGCGCGCCCTTTGCTTACGGCGATTTCCACCGTGACTTCATCAAGGGCAAGGTGCTGGTCAACGCCTGTCCCAAGTTGGATGATACCAGCCCCTACCTGGACAAGCTGACAGAGATTCTCAAGCACAACGACATTCAGTCGTTGACCGTCACCATCATGGAAGTTCCCTGTTGCCGCGGTCTGGCGATGATGGCCAAGCAGGCCCTGGAAGCCTCGGGTAAGGACATTGCCTTCAAGGTGGCGATCATCGGCGTGGACGGCGAAAGGAGAAGTTAAGCATGGCAAAAATCGACGTGACTCAGGTAATGGTCGAAGAGCACAAGCTGATTTTGCGCATGATTGCGCTGTTGGAAGGCAACGTCGCGCGTATGGAGGCGGGCCGCTTCCGTGACTGGCAGTTTTTTCTCGACGCGGTCAATTTCATTCGCAACTACGCCGACCGCTTTCATCATGCCAAGGAAGAGGACGTGTTGTTCAAGGCCCTGGTTGATAACGGCATGCCGCGGGAGAACTCACCGGTGGCCGCCATGCTCTTGGCCCATGATGAGGGGCGCGCTTTTGTGCGTGCCATGGAGGAAGGCGCACAGAAGGCCTTGGCCGGCGAGTCGGGACAGATTCCGGTGATTGCGGAAAATGCGCGCGGCTACATTGCCCTGCTGCGCGACCACATTGACAAGGAAGATAATATCCTCTATCCCCTGGCGGAGCGGGTGTTGCCTGAGGGGCCGCGTGCGGCCATGGTTGATGCCTATCGGCAGGCCGAGGCCCAGAGCCCGGATCTGGAAGAAAAATACCGGCGGCTTGTGGAAAAATATGAACACCAGGCCGCGGCCTGAAAAAGCGCGAGGGGCGGACCGGAAAGTCCGCCCCTCGGCGCATTCAGCGTTGTTTCGCGTGAAAGAGTTTTTGTTCCTCGCTGTTACCCCTCATCTGCTTTTTCAATTTTCACCAATTCATATTTGCGCGTTCCCAGCCCCATCTTTTCGGCGTGCTCCAAAGTGATTTCCCAGTCGATTTCGGGATGAACCCCACGGAATTTGTCACCTCCTGGTTCATGGCCGCTCTGTAAGGCTGTGCCGGCCAATCCCGGGGCCTGGTTGACCAGATCGGCACAGGCCTGGTCGATGGCGACCGGATCCGTAGAAGCCAGAATGCCCAGATCGGCGACGATGGGCGCGTCGGAATGACCGTAACAATCGCATTGCGGGCTTACCTGGGTGATGAAATTGATGTACAGGGTGCGCCCCTGCTTGCCGTGTATGGCGCCCTTGGCGTATTCGGCCATCTTTTTCATGACTGTTGGTGCCTGCTCGTTCCACTGAATTTTTATCGCATGCTCCTCGCACACGGAAATGCAGCGGCCGCAACCGACGCAAGCCCCAGGGTCGATGCGCGCCTTGCCTTCGATGAAAGAAATCGCGCCATGCACACAGGCGGCAAAGCAGTCGGCGCAGGCCGTGCAGAATTTCTCCGCAACCGCGGGTGCAACATTGGAGTGTTGCTCGAGTTTGCCTTCGCGGCTGGAGCAACCCATGGCGAGATTTTTCAATGCGCCGCCAAAGCCGGTCAACTCATGGCATTTGAAATGCGACAGGGTGATCAGGCAATCGGCCTCAAGGATTTCCAGACCGATGTCGACGCTTTCCAGCAACTCACCGGCGATCTTGACCCGCCGCGCCGAATGACCGCGCAACCCGTCGCACAGGATCAGCGGCGCACCCACGACCGCATAGGCGAAACCGTTTTCGATGGCGCAGGCCAGGGCCGAAACGGCCTCTTTGCGCTGACCGGGATAAAGAGTGCAGGAATCGGTGAGGAAGGGCTTGCCGCCGAGGTTTTTGATCAGATCGACGATGCGCCGGACGAAAGTCGGGCGGATATAGGCATGGCCACCGCGCTCGCCGAAATGGACCTTGACGGCG
Proteins encoded:
- a CDS encoding PilZ domain-containing protein, giving the protein MSRKFIVIHHSPALRKIIGAKIRANLDDVQVLEAENSERGLSLVQDHRCHLVIYLWDGCDPGGFALHDKLRDLPNGQRVPFLLLTTSDNEDNFKQIEIAGVQEHLLLPCPSQQFAETLNRVCNPVTLRRDKRYAVQDTIFLLEQRGHALQGNVINASLGGMLCEVPFSESFNWSLPAAASINFFVDGHNIVAPHLYSTVVQLTVTHRHPDFSPRKLRIAFRFLQVPDESRQALQEVFSKVEELEQLSSYNPALEEI
- a CDS encoding DUF1318 domain-containing protein, giving the protein MKILYRSLLGLALLAAAACVTINIYFPAEELRGAADQIVHEVWGERSTPQPPAGERGSFLKWLPGPATAYAAQDINVSTPEIRAVKESMKERSERLFPFLDTGHVGISADGLLKVRRTDGLDLRTRGEVNRLVGEENTDRQRLYREIARANGFPDRVHEVQSIFADSWRDNAAAGWYLEQPDGSWRSK
- a CDS encoding hemerythrin domain-containing protein, giving the protein MAKIDVTQVMVEEHKLILRMIALLEGNVARMEAGRFRDWQFFLDAVNFIRNYADRFHHAKEEDVLFKALVDNGMPRENSPVAAMLLAHDEGRAFVRAMEEGAQKALAGESGQIPVIAENARGYIALLRDHIDKEDNILYPLAERVLPEGPRAAMVDAYRQAEAQSPDLEEKYRRLVEKYEHQAAA
- a CDS encoding DUF362 domain-containing protein — protein: MPAKVFFSDLRADHRRNLFEKLEALAHFAEIKTVVSKGDLVAVKVHFGERGGHAYIRPTFVRRIVDLIKNLGGKPFLTDSCTLYPGQRKEAVSALACAIENGFAYAVVGAPLILCDGLRGHSARRVKIAGELLESVDIGLEILEADCLITLSHFKCHELTGFGGALKNLAMGCSSREGKLEQHSNVAPAVAEKFCTACADCFAACVHGAISFIEGKARIDPGACVGCGRCISVCEEHAIKIQWNEQAPTVMKKMAEYAKGAIHGKQGRTLYINFITQVSPQCDCYGHSDAPIVADLGILASTDPVAIDQACADLVNQAPGLAGTALQSGHEPGGDKFRGVHPEIDWEITLEHAEKMGLGTRKYELVKIEKADEG
- a CDS encoding sigma-54-dependent transcriptional regulator, whose product is MPKNILIVDDEPNHRLMLRLHLEQAGHRATEAVNGQQALERIAREAFDLILLDLQMDVMDGLTLLGELRRQGREIPVIVITAHGSVKTAVQAMKLGALDFLAKPVEVAELLRLVDQPQRVAAPPEIPRDYRFPGVSGSVMGKVLDLLAMVAPTDASVLILGESGTGKELVARSLHDNSPRAQGAFLAVNCAALSEHLVESELFGHEKGAFTSAAVAKPGKFELAEGGTLFLDEIGELPLALQPKLLRALQEKTFERVGGTRTLKADVRIVAATNRDLHEQVRAGAFREDLFFRLNVFPVRLPPLRERRDEIPLLLRYFIDKYAPRFNKLIKGWSDGFLKKLEIYSFPGNIRELENLVERSIILARGDVLDEQLLPDLSRASSVRDDASVDLKEREKQAIRQALAQTGGNKSKAADLLGISRRALHYKIKDYGLG